The following is a genomic window from Tripterygium wilfordii isolate XIE 37 chromosome 19, ASM1340144v1, whole genome shotgun sequence.
ACAATCTTGTCTTTTCATTCAATGATAATTGTAGTGAATTTTGGAATGAGAATAGATGAATTTTCAATCTTGATGGATATGATACTCATATTTACTAAGCTATATTACCATTGATTCGTACACTTGAGAATATAAATTGAGTTTTGAATTGTTATAATtttaaccaaaatgatatatgtccataattttcacgtccataaacttacataatctatatGGCAAGCCACAtagatttattaaaaaaaaaactatattaaaGAACCCATAGCAAATACGCTTCTCTCTcctttaatatttttcatatatctttcttctctccatcattctctctaattcttcccatttctctctcctctgaaATTTCAtctctcattttcttctctCCTGCATTCCCTCTCCTTCActccatctctttcttcctacTTGAAACCACACAAATATGTATTTCACTAAATCTAGAGTTTTAACCGTTGCAATAACACAATCGACTTCATTCATATAGTCGAGGTTCGCTTCCGCAAAAAGAACTCATAGCATAGAAGAAGCTCTCGAGGAGAGGCTGATGgtgagaaaaagaaatcaactaAGAGTAAAGCCATGAGAATCATGAATAGATCTACATGACTAGCGTAAGGACTTATCAGATCTACATCTTCAAGGTGGGGTCCGTGGAGATCATGAGCAAATGCAATCCTATACGACTATCAAATCTAAATCTTCCGGGTGAACTCGTGAAGCACGATGTTTTCTTAGACTTGTTTATTACACtgacaatgtaattaattacattcaaagtgtaataaggCCCTGCCATGCTTACAAAGCCACCAATGCCAAGTTTAATCACAAGTGTCTTATTACATTGAGAGAGTAACATTTACATATAAAGTGTAATAAGCCTCTGCCAAGCTAAATAAGCCAAAACTGTCAAGTTTTACTCATTGgtgacttattacattgacagtgtaactaattatttgacagtgtaataagaaCCAGCCAAGTTTAACAAGTCACTGCTACATGTTTAATGAGAACTAGAGTCGTGCGCCATCAACAAAGTTGAAGAACAGAGATCGAAACACGAGAGGACGCCAACAAATGAAGAAGAACCAGAATCACCACCGATGATGGCACCCTTTGACGCTGTAGCAAGAGCAGGAGAAGTAGCATGTGAAGGTGTGGAGAGAGAATGGtgaaatgagagagagagatgaaaggAGGAatatagaaagagagagaatagtgAGATGAGAGGAGGAATAGAGAGCGAATCGTGAGATGAGAGGATAAATATAGAGAGAGATTCATGAGATGAGAGAGATATGAGAGGAGAATTACATAGAAAGAATGGGTTTGAaggggtttttgatttttttttaaatttgaaactACCATACTAGAAAATATACTTGACatgtcacatgtttatgtatgtttatggatgtttatattatggatgtgtagtgttTCCGTAATTTTAACAGTTTAAAAGCTCACATCACATACTTGACCTTGCTGCTTCTAGAACCTTGTTAATCCTTCATGGACTTGATTGTTTGGCCCAGACTGTCCCAACTCCTATTTTTAAGTGTAAACACCCATTAAAATATGATAgataatatttacatatttgtaGCTTaattaacttacaaaacattaaaacaaaaatatttaaatataatatattatgttttcttataatatttgttctttcatttattttttttactctctTTAATCTACTACTCGCCATATGtagatttctatttttttagtacaaataaataaagggatGAGAAGACCCGAACTCGAGACTTTTATAAAATATCACACGTACATATGAGTGACATATGTGATCTACTCGTGGTCGTCATATGTGGACTGACTTGATATTATAAATATTGACATTGCTTTTTATTCGTACTACCAGCCGACAGAGAATTAAAATTAGGCAAATGGGAAAGCAATATAAACATAAGTTTAATCATTATAGGAAAGCTAATTTGTTTCCTCTTTTTGTAAGCTAGCTTTAATTAAAAtgtacaatttttttattaatttattttgtttgataACATTATTAACAAAACCATCATTGTCAGGTTGACTTCAAACAGCACCCCAATTAGCTATACAAATGGTTTTATAATTGGGAAAATAGCTATCAAGACTTTTTCCTCtcaaaaaaagggggaaaaaagagcTATCAGGAGTTTTAAGATTTTCTAGGGGAGAAACCCCAAATGGTTAGGCAAGTTGGCCGGCCGTTTATAATAACTTTTTGACATATAATCAGTTTTTAAAAATTGGACCGAAAAATGAACGGTTCACTGGTTGGACTGTAATCAACCGTTAATAGAATTAAATCACTTCAACGACACAACAGTAAGATTTTTTGTAagtttcttcatcatcattggAGCATTTATGTCACGTCCCGCCTCAGATGGAGTCGTGAGATAGGAAACATACATAAAAAAATTCAGCGGATGTTGTACATTATTGTAGAACAATGAGAACCAACCTGCATAAACAATAAACAATCGTCCTAAACAGGACTCAAAAGGGTAATAAAGAGTTCAGTGGCCGGCCACCATCAAAAAAATGATTCAATACTATTAGAGTAATAAAAACCTCAGTGGTCAATATATCAATAGAATGAACAAAATAACTAATATAACCAGAGTGCTATAACTCACTGATCAATATCACAGTGAAACACAAAAAATCTTCTCAAGTCCATGATTATTGAGTCATACAGAATGTTCAACAGCTTAACAACTCTAACCATTCCTAAATAAAGTCAAGCAAAGAGACATCAAGCAAGACAACCGTGCTACACCATTCCTAAACGCCTCATATACCCGATTGTTGACATCCTCCTGACCTAAAAGAACGAAGAGAGGGATGAGCAAGTGTCCAATAGGGAATAAAATGGTAGAACAACAAGTAATTAGGTATATAGATATGCCAATCTAAGAAAGAATCATACTAAATTGGGTTCCCTACAAGAGAGTCGCAATATACAATAATATTTCATGATGGAATAGCACATACGCCAAATGTGAAAGTCAATTTGCTCCTCTTATTCTAAGTTAGCTTTAATTAAAGTGTAcgatttgtttattattttcttgcatTTGATAACATTATATTAAAACCCATCATTGTCATTTGTCAAGTTCGAAATTAAATTGGATAGAAACTCATTGATGGTAACAACCAGTTTGACAAACGGGCCAGTTTGATTTGTAAAACACTACAAaagtagtagagagagaagagaatgcATTCTTTAAGCAGTAGCTTTCAACTTGTTCATTTTTAATACAATAAgtaacaaaataatgaaatatactttgggttgaTTAGCAATGCTtactttaaaataaaattttatttcaataggtTCATTCTAATTTGTTTTAACCCATATATTCCATTAACGATAAATAATTTAACATATCTTTTTTACTGACCAAAATACACTCAACTCTTGTTTTACTTCTAAATTTCAACAACATATATCTTTTTTGATGTCAGGGTGATTGGACAGCCATAACTCATTCATTTGAAATTCGATTGAGATGATTTTATggcattcaaaaaaaaacttcaagacCCACAGAATTGTgtcaaatacatttttggagATTCGAATATCTTAAAGGTTAAATCAAGACTCAAAGTTTGCATATTGGAGTTGTGTTTCAAACATCAGTTTGTTCAAACAGTCATAACTACTTGTTTGAGCTCcgattgaaacaatttttatGGCTCTCAAAAGAAGATTGTAAAACTCACAGAATTTTGTGTAATACATATTTGGAGGTTCGAATGTGTTAGAGATCAAATCGAGACTCAAAGTTTGTATATAGGAGTTATGTTTCTGACGTTAGTGTGTTCAAAAAGTTATTAACTCATTCGTTTCAACTTCAACTGAGACGATTTTTGAGGTATTCAAAGAAAACTCTAAGACGCACACATTTGTGTCTAATACATTTTTCGAGATTCCAAGGTTTTAATTGTCAAATCAATGCTCAAATTTTATCCATCGAAAGTGtgaaaagatattgattgcTATGTCTTTTGTTAAATGAAAATGGATGTCTTTTGTTAAATGAAAATGGACATATATGTAATTCAATTACTTGTGTCCTTATTAATAATTTTCTTCGGTTGtcctttttgttttggttttccttATTGAATATGGTTTTTCAATTGTGTTCTTAGTGATAATTGTCCCGTATTTTTAACGTATTATtcataaaaatgaatattttttaaaagtgattttttttaaaaaattttcaagTGATGGATCACATAATGTGAACATAATAAATTAGGTTGGAGTATGGTACTCCTTGTCTTCATActcttttgtttcttctctATTTTTAAATATTGTGTTTCTTAAACAAACAGTCGAGTGGCAATAGTACGAGGTAAAATCATTATTGTTAAAGTCTTTTTGCTATAATAAAAGGATGCCGTTTAATTTGAATTCATCAACTTCCGGTGAAGCAATCtcgtttttagttttttttttcttactttctttttattggaattgaacatttgacacacatatgcctaactcagTCGATTATCAATCGAGATACCTTTCGTTAGTGGGGGATTCGAACTTTGATCATCAGACTAATACACACCAttcttaccactccaactagtggtTTAAGTGTTAGTTGTTTAGTTTTAAAATTATGTGCAATTAGGTAATTTTTTATTGCTTAGGTTACTCCATGTGAAAGAGACATTGCCTTGTCATCATAGCCAatgacacaatgaaccaacttttAAATTCCTATttgttttaaataattaaaaaccccacttaatttaatttataggAGACATTAACGCGTAAACAATAAATAGTTTCCTTAGAAAAggcaaaataaattattttacatattaaacaaaataaattatgcAAGTTGGCTTGTGGACTCTCATTGACTTTTTAACAGTGGCTTAAATGATTAGCTTTCCTGTATAAATAAAACCATGTTGCTACCGACTGCATCACAAATCAGAGGCTAAATTAGATTTCGGCCATGGCAGCTCTTTCTTTCTCTACTGCCACATCAACCACCACCACTCTCTCCACTCTAAATCCGGACATCATCCGAGCCGAGATCTTGACCCGACTCGATGGCCCATCTCTCGCTGCTATTGCTTGTGCATCCTCGCAATTTCTTGCACTCTGTACTGACGACAAACTATGGCGAGAAATCTGCTCAGCAACGTGGAGCTCTATCGACCACCCACATGTCCACCAAGTCATCTCTACTTTCACTGGCGGTCATCGCTCGTTCTTCTCAGATTCCTTCCCCCTTCTCGAGCACCTAAAAGCTTCCAACCAAAATCAAGAATGTTTATCTGGGCCGTCAGGTTTAATCTCTGCCGTTGATATCCACTACAAGAACAATCCCATATTCTCGAATATTCAAGAAACAGACACCACGATGACGAAGTTTCTCTGTTCTCCTTTCCGTATCGAGTTACACGGTCCAAACGATATCGTTTCAACTCCAATACAACATGAAGGAGAGATTGAGGAGGTTCTTGAGCATcttaaagagagtttgatttTGAGTTGGATCGTGATCGACCCGATTTCGAAGCGGGCGGCCAACATGTCGTCGAGGAGCCCGGTTTCGCTAGAATGGCCTTGCACAGCAAGAAACGTGCAACTCTATTACTCGACGATCATGGCAGGAGATGGACGGCTAGGGTTGGAAGCGGAGTTGGTGGAGTGCAGGATAGTTGTCACATGCAGTGGGTTAGATGAAGGAGAAGTGCATGTGGATGACGTAAGCATGGAGATAAGGGACATTGAAGGAAGGAGATTTGATGGGAGGGAGAGTTTGGTAATTTTACAGGAAGCCATAGTGAAAGGGGAGAGGAAGAGGGGCAAGAGAGGAGAAGGGGAAAAGAATTGCAAGGAATTTGAGAGGAGAAAGATAGAGCAGAAGCCAATTAGAGATAGTGTTGTATACAAGCTTTGCTATCCGATTATGATTTTCAGTGCTTTTTGTGTAACTGTACCTCTATCTATGGCACTCTCCATCAAGAGATATTCCAATTGCATAATTGGAAATACTACTTGATTGTGTGATTGAGAGTGGTTCtactttctttcaaaaaaatataaaagagctcttttatcattttatgttaaattatatttttatttctctcCCTTAGATgattaataacaaaattacattaaaacaatgaaataagaGCATAGTAGTATAATAAACACGTTTAAGGCCACTA
Proteins encoded in this region:
- the LOC119985480 gene encoding F-box protein At2g27310-like, with the translated sequence MAALSFSTATSTTTTLSTLNPDIIRAEILTRLDGPSLAAIACASSQFLALCTDDKLWREICSATWSSIDHPHVHQVISTFTGGHRSFFSDSFPLLEHLKASNQNQECLSGPSGLISAVDIHYKNNPIFSNIQETDTTMTKFLCSPFRIELHGPNDIVSTPIQHEGEIEEVLEHLKESLILSWIVIDPISKRAANMSSRSPVSLEWPCTARNVQLYYSTIMAGDGRLGLEAELVECRIVVTCSGLDEGEVHVDDVSMEIRDIEGRRFDGRESLVILQEAIVKGERKRGKRGEGEKNCKEFERRKIEQKPIRDSVVYKLCYPIMIFSAFCVTVPLSMALSIKRYSNCIIGNTT